The nucleotide window ACTGCTATCTCAGGCTGGCAGGAGGATGAATGCTTCCATATATCTGACCACAGCCACCAGGCTGAGGGAGGGAGGTCTGTGCTGAGCATAGCCTTGTGGTTTCTGCTCTAACGATGTGATGAATGCCTTTTCAGATGAGATCCGAAATGGCCCATACCGGCAACTCTTCCACCCCGAGCAGCTCATCACTGGGAAAGAGGATGCCGCTAACAACTATGCTCGTGGTCACTACACCATTGGCAAGGAAATCATTGACCCAGTACTGGACCGGATCCGCAAGCTGGTAAGAATTGGGGGTAGAAGGAAGGAAGCTTTTGAAATGATGCTAATGgtcagaaacatttttttccaaatccATTTCATGGAGTCATCTTTAATTATATATGTCCCAGAGCATGCTGTGGCTTTGGGATACTCATTAGTCTGCCTTAACACCTGAGAAATTTTAGACTTTTGTGAAGCCAGAACATAAGAGATCCTCAGGTCCTTTCCCCACCCACATTGCTCTTTTCCTTCTTGTCTTTCAGTCTGATCAGTGCACAGGACTTCAGGGCTTCCTGGTGTTCCACAGCTTTGGAGGGGGCACTGGCTCTGGCTTCACCTCACTGCTGATGGAGCGGCTCTCTGTTGACTATGGCAAGAAATCCAAGCTGGAGTTCTCCATCTACCCAGCCCCCCAGGTGTCCACGGCCGTGGTGGAGCCCTACAACTCCATCCTGACCACTCACACCACCCTGGAGCACTCAGATTGTGCCTTCATGGTGGACAACGAGGCCATCTATGACATCTGTCGCCGCAACCTGGACATCGAGCGCCCGACTTACACCAACCTCAACCGCCTCATCAGCCAGATAGTCTCCTCCATCACAGCCTCCCTGCGCTTTGATGGCGCCCTCAACGTGGACCTGACCGAGTTCCAGACCAACCTGGTGCCCTACCCTCGCATCCACTTCCCCCTGGCCACCTATGCACCAGTCATCTCTGCAGAGAAGGCCTACCACGAGCAGCTGTCGGTGGCAGAGATCACCAATGCCTGCTTCGAGCCTGCCAACCAGATGGTGAAGTGTGATCCCCGCCACGGCAAGTACATGGCCTGCTGCCTGCTGTACCGTGGAGACGTGGTACCCAAGGATGTCAACGCCGCCATTGCTGCCATCAAGACCAAGCGCAGTATTCAGTTTGTGGACTGGTGCCCCACAGGCTTCAAGGTTGGTATCAACTACCAGCCCCCCACT belongs to Capra hircus breed San Clemente chromosome 2, ASM170441v1, whole genome shotgun sequence and includes:
- the LOC102177846 gene encoding tubulin alpha-4A chain, with product MRECISVHVGQAGVQMGNACWELYCLEHGIQPDGQMPSDKTIGGGDDSFTTFFCETGAGKHVPRAVFVDLEPTVIDEIRNGPYRQLFHPEQLITGKEDAANNYARGHYTIGKEIIDPVLDRIRKLSDQCTGLQGFLVFHSFGGGTGSGFTSLLMERLSVDYGKKSKLEFSIYPAPQVSTAVVEPYNSILTTHTTLEHSDCAFMVDNEAIYDICRRNLDIERPTYTNLNRLISQIVSSITASLRFDGALNVDLTEFQTNLVPYPRIHFPLATYAPVISAEKAYHEQLSVAEITNACFEPANQMVKCDPRHGKYMACCLLYRGDVVPKDVNAAIAAIKTKRSIQFVDWCPTGFKVGINYQPPTVVPGGDLAKVQRAVCMLSNTTAIAEAWARLDHKFDLMYAKRAFVHWYVGEGMEEGEFSEAREDMAALEKDYEEVGIDSYEDEDEGEE